One Amphiura filiformis unplaced genomic scaffold, Afil_fr2py scaffold_29, whole genome shotgun sequence DNA segment encodes these proteins:
- the LOC140143805 gene encoding trehalase-like — protein sequence MANETNEAFEAARKVFCDGQLLEAVQRAKLYDDCKTFVDMYLKRSPEETLTAFKALEDQSNPQVLDAFVSKYFEKPGDFERGILSREFEQWIPEDWEERPAFLPNIKDGTLRDWAGIMHSLWKKLGRKVRADVSRNQERYSLVYVKEPFIIPGERFREQYYWDTYWIIKGLLVSGMTQTVRGMLSNFVDLVKRFGFVPNGNRIYYTNRSQPPLLIPSVYEYYKATNDLDFVKEILPILEAEYKFWVTKRSVDVVKDDRTYKMCRYKVETDKPRPESFREDVETASKCKEGSAAIYSNISSGAESGWDFSSRWCPQGNTDLAFLCTTDIVSISIAFYV from the exons ATGGCGAACGAAACTAACGAAGCATTTGAGGCAGCAAG gaaAGTATTTTGTGACGGGCAGTTACTTGAGGCCGTCCAGCGGGCCAAACTATATGATGATTGTAAGACCTTTGTCGACATGTACCTCAAAAGGTCACCAG AGGAAACACTTACTGCGTTTAAAGCATTAGAAGACCAAAGTAACCCACAAGTTTTGGATGcttttgtttccaaatatttCGAGAAACCAGGGGATTTTGAGCGGGGAATTTTGAGCAGGGAATTTGAGCAGTGGATACCTGAGGATTGGGAAGAAAG aCCTGCATTTCTACCCAATATCAAAGACGGCACTTTACGAGACTGGGCAGGAATAATGCATTCTTTATGGAAGAAACTTGGGCGAAAA GTTAGAGCAGACGTTTCTCGGAATCAAGAACGATACAGTCTGGTGTATGTAAAGGAGCCATTTATCATTCCTGGAGAGAGGTTCAGAGAACAATACTACTG GGATACTTACTGGATTATAAAGGGCTTACTTGTGTCTGGCATGACTCAAACCGTACGAGGAATGTTATCCAACTTCGTAGACCTGGTCAAACG ATTTGGATTTGTACCAAACGGCAATCGTATCTACTACACAAATCGTAGTCAACCTCCGCTGCTCATACCCTCGGTGTATGAATACTACAAAGCAACAAATGACTTGGACTTCGTCAAAGAAATTCTTCCAATACTAGAAGCAGAATACAAGTTTTGGGTGACCAAAAGAAGCGTTGATGTAGTGAAAGATGACAGGACATACAAGATGTGTCGGTATAAAGTTGAGACCGACAAACCAAG ACCAGAATCTTTCCGTGAAGATGTAGAAACAGCGTCAAAATGTAAAGAAG GATCAGCTGCTATTTACTCGAACATTTCATCAGGTGCGGAGAGTGGTTGGGATTTCTCGAGTAGATGGTGTCCACAAGGCAACACTGATCTCGCATTTCTTTGTACAACTGATATAGTGTCGATCTCAATAGCTTTCTATGTTTGA